In the genome of Dermacentor andersoni chromosome 3, qqDerAnde1_hic_scaffold, whole genome shotgun sequence, one region contains:
- the LOC126539377 gene encoding uncharacterized protein, which translates to MESLKCGRMKYIAIITSCGLLQTLLMFLQPHTATGAVVVVPQPGSYVMQPPTGIISGGMGTAGMPMGMGSMGMGSMGTGPMGVGSMGMNAMGQQFGGVMTPSGGNVAQNPPPVVLTDGSGQSKVVGSANPLTGVIAVDANKLKDGLGAATAEEPPAPPPEE; encoded by the exons ATGGAGTCGCTAAAG TGTGGTCGCATGAAATATATTGCGATAATAACGTCCTGTGGATTGCTCCAAACGCTGCTTATGTTCCTTCAACCTCATACAGCCACGG GCGCCGTGGTGGTGGTGCCGCAGCCAGGATCATACGTGATGCAGCCTCCTACGGGCATAATTTCAGGAGGCATGGGAACGGCTGGAATGCCGATGGGCATGGGATCCATGGGCATGGGATCCATGGGCACGGGGCCCATGGGCGTGGGATCCATGGGCATGAACGCCATGGGACAGCAATTTGGTGGCGTCATGACACCCAGCGGTGGTAATGTCGCCCAAAACCCTCCTCCAG TGGTCCTGACCGACGGCAGCGGACAAAGCAAAGTGGTGGGCAGCGCGAATCCGCTTACGGGTGTGATCGCAGTCGACGCCAACAAACTTAAAGACGGCCTTGGCGCAGCTACAGCCGAGGAACCGCCAGCGCCACCACCAGAGGAATAG